The Sinomicrobium kalidii genome contains a region encoding:
- a CDS encoding MvdC/MvdD family ATP grasp protein encodes MQKILIITHSKDNASIDMVSGFLRERGAEVIRFDVDRYPLQCCLSSRYENGKWQVFLDIEGQRTNIHDITAVWYRRSHNLASGLDQVLEGTYLSSAQKEIRRTLFGMLESMPCFQIDTFSKYRRLDSKEEQMKIASSLGLNVPDTCITNNPEEARDFVRTHPGGTIVKMQSSFAIYRDGKEHVVFTNLVAEKDLEAVDALQYCPMQFQEKLEKSKELRITIVGNAVFTYAIDSQKLENAKVDWRREGNTLLDHWEPYELPRDIEEKLLQLMDVYQINYGAIDIIVTPEEKYYFLEVNAAGEYLWLDRLADGAISGQIAKVLTGEAFRRYAPVLEKDRFPG; translated from the coding sequence ATGCAAAAAATACTGATTATTACCCACTCCAAGGACAACGCCTCCATTGATATGGTTTCCGGTTTTCTCCGGGAACGCGGGGCGGAGGTCATTCGTTTTGATGTAGACCGTTATCCACTGCAATGTTGCCTGAGCAGCCGGTATGAAAACGGCAAATGGCAGGTTTTCCTGGATATTGAAGGGCAACGCACGAACATTCACGATATTACCGCCGTATGGTACCGCCGCAGCCATAACCTGGCTTCCGGTCTGGACCAGGTACTGGAAGGCACATACCTCTCCAGTGCACAGAAAGAGATACGCCGCACACTTTTCGGTATGCTGGAAAGCATGCCCTGTTTCCAGATCGATACGTTCAGCAAGTACCGCAGGCTCGACAGCAAGGAAGAACAGATGAAAATAGCATCATCGCTGGGATTGAATGTTCCGGACACCTGCATTACCAACAATCCTGAAGAAGCGCGTGACTTCGTACGTACACATCCCGGGGGCACCATCGTAAAAATGCAGAGTTCCTTTGCCATATACCGGGACGGTAAAGAACATGTGGTGTTTACCAACCTTGTAGCTGAAAAAGACCTCGAAGCGGTGGATGCCCTGCAATACTGCCCCATGCAATTCCAGGAAAAACTTGAAAAGTCCAAAGAACTTCGCATAACCATAGTGGGCAATGCCGTATTTACCTATGCCATTGACTCCCAGAAACTGGAAAATGCCAAAGTGGACTGGCGACGCGAGGGAAACACGCTGCTCGATCATTGGGAACCCTATGAATTGCCCCGGGACATCGAAGAAAAACTATTGCAGCTGATGGATGTATACCAGATCAATTACGGCGCCATAGATATTATTGTCACCCCGGAAGAAAAATACTATTTCCTGGAGGTCAATGCCGCGGGAGAATATCTCTGGCTGGACCGCCTTGCCGACGGAGCCATTTCCGGGCAGATTGCCAAAGTGCTGACGGGGGAAGCCTTTCGGAGATATGCGCCTGTACTGGAGAAAGACAGGTTCCCGGGGTAA
- a CDS encoding MvdC/MvdD family ATP grasp protein, with amino-acid sequence MILCLTHSNDHYTIDRVQERCKALGKETVRMNTDRFSHESCFHYTSNGHVTDLYWSDGNTRFSPKDIEAVWYRKLWAVTPPDDLDPDFLKIYLQEYNTMRNIFFESLQHLPWMNPMTTDHTVSRNKLGQLQTASQNGLHIPQSLFTNNPEKARTFFSEVCRGNMIAKLHGSLSRSMRGDAPFFPTTAITKSDLEQLDTLPLCPMIFQERVPRAYELRVIYVDGTFFTGKIDPGASHRGKTDWRIATDLQTEWEPYKLPATICKALTRTMHHLGLFFGAIDIIRHEDGRYIFLEVNPQGEWGMLQRDLEFPIGETIAEKLIART; translated from the coding sequence ATGATACTATGCCTTACCCACAGTAATGACCACTATACCATAGACCGTGTCCAGGAAAGATGTAAAGCCCTGGGAAAAGAAACCGTCCGGATGAATACCGACCGTTTTTCCCATGAATCATGTTTTCACTATACCTCAAACGGTCATGTAACCGATCTGTACTGGTCTGACGGCAATACCCGGTTTTCTCCGAAGGATATCGAAGCCGTATGGTACAGGAAGTTGTGGGCGGTTACCCCTCCCGATGACCTGGACCCGGACTTTCTGAAAATATACCTGCAGGAATACAACACGATGCGGAATATCTTTTTCGAATCCCTGCAACACCTGCCGTGGATGAATCCCATGACCACCGACCATACCGTGAGCAGGAACAAGCTGGGGCAATTACAAACCGCTTCACAAAACGGACTTCACATTCCCCAAAGTCTTTTTACCAACAACCCGGAAAAGGCAAGGACTTTTTTTTCCGAAGTGTGCAGGGGAAACATGATTGCCAAATTGCACGGTTCGTTGTCCCGTAGTATGCGCGGTGACGCTCCTTTTTTTCCTACCACGGCCATCACCAAGAGTGACCTGGAACAACTGGATACGCTTCCGCTCTGCCCGATGATCTTCCAGGAACGGGTACCCAGGGCATACGAATTAAGGGTGATCTATGTAGACGGAACCTTCTTTACCGGTAAAATCGACCCGGGAGCTTCCCACCGCGGAAAGACCGACTGGAGGATCGCCACCGATTTACAAACGGAATGGGAACCTTATAAACTGCCCGCAACTATCTGCAAAGCACTGACCCGGACCATGCATCACCTGGGATTGTTTTTCGGGGCCATAGATATAATCCGTCACGAGGACGGACGCTACATTTTCCTGGAGGTCAACCCCCAGGGCGAATGGGGCATGCTGCAACGGGACCTCGAATTTCCCATCGGAGAGACCATTGCGGAAAAATTGATTGCACGAACATAA
- a CDS encoding microviridin/marinostatin family tricyclic proteinase inhibitor, translated as MKKADKGLKKPFFANFLEHQVSGEEKENVQGGTTLKFPSDLEEDGSGITSTVSKPVLDQDGGGDVTQKFPSDDDEEGEIM; from the coding sequence ATGAAAAAAGCAGACAAAGGCTTAAAAAAGCCGTTCTTCGCAAATTTTCTGGAACATCAGGTATCCGGAGAGGAAAAAGAAAACGTACAAGGTGGTACTACCCTTAAATTCCCTTCCGACCTGGAAGAGGACGGAAGCGGTATTACCTCCACAGTTTCCAAACCCGTTCTGGACCAGGACGGCGGAGGTGATGTAACGCAGAAATTCCCTTCGGACGATGATGAAGAAGGAGAGATCATGTAA
- the gloA2 gene encoding SMU1112c/YaeR family gloxylase I-like metalloprotein: MLQLNKVHHIAIICSDYKRSKTFYTEILGFTIVKETYRVERRSYKLDLALNGRYVIELFSFPDPPPRVSRPEAAGLRHLAFEVDDLDMAVRGLREYDIAVEDIRTDDITGKRFAFFTDPDNLPLELYEK, from the coding sequence GTGTTACAACTAAACAAGGTACATCACATTGCCATTATATGCTCCGATTACAAAAGATCGAAAACGTTCTACACGGAAATCCTCGGGTTTACCATAGTGAAAGAAACATATCGGGTAGAAAGAAGATCCTATAAACTGGATCTCGCCCTGAACGGCAGGTATGTGATCGAGCTTTTTTCCTTCCCCGATCCACCTCCCCGTGTCTCCCGGCCCGAAGCTGCCGGGCTTCGCCACCTCGCCTTTGAAGTCGATGACCTCGACATGGCCGTCAGGGGCCTCAGGGAATACGATATTGCTGTAGAAGATATCCGCACCGATGATATTACGGGAAAAAGATTCGCCTTTTTTACAGACCCGGACAACCTACCTCTCGAGTTATATGAGAAATGA
- a CDS encoding TIGR00730 family Rossman fold protein: MKRITVYCGSNDGKDPVYKAQALLLGRTLAKRNIELVYGGAHVGLMGAIADGALTEGGRVTGVLPHFLRDKEIAHERLTELLLVNTMSERKIKIEEMADGIIALPGGYGTLDELFETLTNAQLQLHQKPVGLLNTGGFYDGLVQLLDTMTTGGLLKEVNRNMLLVSNDIDELLDKMYNYTPPTESKWIQEKTN; encoded by the coding sequence ATGAAAAGAATTACGGTTTACTGCGGTTCCAATGACGGAAAAGACCCGGTTTACAAGGCCCAGGCCCTGTTGCTGGGCAGGACCCTGGCAAAACGAAACATAGAACTCGTTTACGGCGGCGCCCATGTAGGCCTTATGGGGGCCATAGCAGACGGAGCACTTACCGAAGGAGGGAGAGTAACCGGTGTGCTCCCGCATTTTCTACGCGACAAGGAAATTGCACATGAACGGCTCACCGAATTGCTATTGGTAAACACCATGTCTGAGCGAAAGATCAAAATTGAGGAAATGGCCGACGGTATCATTGCCCTGCCCGGAGGCTACGGAACCCTCGATGAACTTTTCGAGACCCTGACCAATGCACAACTGCAATTACACCAAAAACCCGTAGGCCTGCTCAATACGGGAGGTTTTTATGACGGACTGGTACAATTACTGGATACCATGACCACCGGCGGACTGCTCAAAGAGGTCAACCGGAACATGCTCCTTGTGAGTAACGATATCGATGAGCTGCTGGACAAAATGTACAACTATACCCCGCCCACCGAGAGTAAATGGATTCAGGAAAAAACAAATTAA
- a CDS encoding GNAT family N-acetyltransferase, producing the protein MPFVFKQCTTEDLDTLLDISKVTFIDTYVAHNNPEDFQSYMEKAFARERITEELRSDTSLYYLACADQKPVGYFKLNREGAQTDINDAGSVELERIYLLKSHQDKQLGNALIQKAIEVSRELKASYLWLGVWDQNARAIAFYEKNGFVKFGQHPFMMGDDEQTDWLMKMEL; encoded by the coding sequence ATGCCCTTCGTATTTAAGCAATGTACTACCGAAGATCTGGATACCCTGCTGGATATATCCAAAGTTACTTTTATCGACACCTATGTCGCACATAACAACCCGGAAGATTTTCAATCCTATATGGAAAAGGCATTTGCCAGGGAAAGGATTACGGAAGAACTTCGCAGTGACACCTCATTGTATTATTTAGCTTGTGCTGATCAAAAACCGGTGGGGTATTTTAAACTGAACCGGGAAGGCGCCCAGACCGATATTAACGACGCCGGTTCCGTAGAACTGGAACGCATCTATTTACTGAAATCCCACCAGGACAAACAACTCGGCAATGCGCTGATACAAAAAGCAATAGAAGTAAGCAGGGAACTGAAGGCCTCTTATTTGTGGCTGGGCGTATGGGACCAGAACGCCAGGGCCATAGCTTTTTATGAAAAGAACGGGTTCGTGAAATTCGGACAACACCCTTTTATGATGGGGGATGACGAACAAACGGACTGGCTGATGAAAATGGAACTTTAA
- a CDS encoding polyprenyl synthetase family protein, with product MKPVVRIKQPIYTEMELFEKKFHESMSSKVSLLNRITYYIVNRKGKQMRPMFVFLVAKMVSDGKVNERTYRGASVIELIHTATLVHDDVVDDSNRRRGFFSLNALWKNKIAVLVGDYLLSKGLLLSIDNDDFDLLKIISVAVREMSEGELLQIEKARRLDITEEVYYEIIRQKTATLIAACCALGACSVKPGSEEIEKMRKFGELIGMAFQIKDDLFDYGEERIGKPTGIDIKEQKMTLPLIYTLNNCSDREKRWLINSVKNHNKNARRVKEVITFVKESGGLEYAEHKMKAFQQEALQLLTDYPQSDYREALELMVNYVIDRKK from the coding sequence ATGAAACCTGTGGTCAGAATTAAACAACCAATCTACACCGAAATGGAACTCTTTGAGAAGAAGTTCCACGAATCCATGTCTTCCAAGGTTTCACTTCTCAACAGAATCACCTATTACATCGTTAACCGGAAAGGGAAGCAAATGCGCCCCATGTTCGTGTTTCTCGTGGCGAAGATGGTTTCCGACGGAAAGGTCAACGAACGTACCTATCGCGGGGCTTCGGTGATCGAACTCATCCATACCGCCACGTTGGTGCACGATGATGTGGTGGACGACAGCAACCGCCGCCGCGGCTTTTTTTCGCTCAATGCACTGTGGAAGAATAAAATAGCCGTGCTGGTAGGGGATTATCTGCTTTCCAAGGGATTGTTGCTCTCCATAGACAATGATGATTTTGACCTTCTCAAGATCATTTCCGTGGCCGTAAGGGAAATGAGTGAAGGGGAGTTACTGCAAATAGAAAAAGCGAGGCGGCTGGACATTACGGAGGAAGTGTATTATGAGATCATCCGGCAAAAAACTGCTACACTTATTGCCGCCTGTTGTGCCCTCGGGGCATGTTCGGTAAAGCCCGGTTCCGAAGAGATTGAGAAAATGCGGAAATTCGGAGAACTCATCGGAATGGCCTTCCAGATCAAGGACGACCTGTTCGATTATGGTGAAGAACGTATCGGCAAGCCCACGGGGATCGATATTAAGGAACAGAAAATGACACTGCCGCTTATTTATACGCTGAACAACTGTTCGGACCGGGAGAAGCGGTGGCTGATAAATTCCGTGAAGAACCACAACAAAAATGCCCGCCGGGTAAAAGAAGTAATAACCTTTGTAAAGGAAAGTGGCGGACTGGAATATGCCGAACACAAGATGAAGGCCTTTCAGCAGGAGGCATTACAGTTGTTAACGGATTATCCGCAATCAGATTACAGGGAAGCACTGGAACTCATGGTCAATTATGTCATTGACCGGAAAAAATAG
- a CDS encoding RNA polymerase sigma factor: MKKHLLKIIPLYKDEDKLIKRASGNDREAQYGLYTKYAPKMLSVCRYYVKDEQFAEDVMIRGFFKVFKHLDTFRREGSFEGWIRQIMVRECISFLRSKKSLYFIEEESPGKIAGYAVEGGPEALETEEIQFLIDNLPDGYKTVFLMFAVEGYSHKEIAEALRISENTSKSQLFKARKMLQEKIKESERRENGTR; this comes from the coding sequence ATGAAAAAACACCTCTTGAAGATCATACCGCTTTATAAGGATGAAGACAAACTCATAAAAAGAGCATCCGGTAACGATCGGGAAGCTCAGTATGGACTTTACACCAAATATGCGCCCAAAATGCTCAGTGTTTGCCGCTACTATGTCAAAGACGAACAGTTTGCCGAGGATGTGATGATCCGTGGTTTTTTCAAGGTTTTTAAACATTTGGACACGTTCAGGCGGGAAGGGAGTTTTGAAGGCTGGATACGGCAGATCATGGTGCGGGAATGCATCTCCTTTTTGAGGAGTAAAAAATCGCTGTATTTCATAGAAGAAGAAAGTCCCGGAAAAATTGCCGGATATGCAGTGGAGGGAGGGCCCGAAGCACTGGAAACCGAAGAGATACAGTTCCTCATAGATAATCTGCCCGACGGCTACAAAACCGTATTCCTGATGTTTGCCGTCGAAGGGTACTCGCATAAGGAAATAGCCGAGGCATTGCGTATTTCGGAGAACACTTCCAAATCGCAACTGTTCAAGGCACGCAAAATGTTACAGGAAAAGATAAAAGAATCAGAAAGACGGGAAAATGGGACACGATAA
- the dnaG gene encoding DNA primase has product MISKETIDKVFETSRVEEVIGDFVQLKRSGSNFKGLSPFTDERTPSFMVSPVKQIWKDFSSGKGGNVVAFLMEHEHFTYPEAIKYLAKKYNIEVEETERTDEEKEQANERESMYLVSEFARDYFEDVLWNTEPGKAIGLTYFKERGFTDDTIKKFGLGYSPDVWEAFTKEALSSGYQLEFLEKTGLTIVKESTTPGGAKKQFDRFKGRVMFPIQSMSGRVLGFGGRILTNDKKAAKYLNSPESEIYHKSKVLYGINHAKQAIAKEDNCYLVEGYTDVIQFHQSGIENVVASSGTALTPEQIRLIQRLTKNITVLFDGDAAGLRASLRGVDLILEQGMNVKVCAFPEGEDPDSFARNNPLEDIVLYLEENGKDFIRFKASLLVEEAQNDPVKKADTIRDIVNSISKIPDRIQREVYVQECSRIMDISEEVLFNTLAQIGKRELAEANKKYKQERQARAFEVVKDSDNTVEKVDLQYLLERKIIEALLLYGNKTEDFEDFILKQDDDGELQLERVINTTKVFEKIFLDLQEDEVELGNPVFRKVYPELIRKLNEEEDFTVEKFVHTMEEDVAEEVTSILMDEEKYTLHKWGEKDIFVKDKSQGIAQLVSETVLNLRCYLIDKRVSELQHQTVEKKDGNSEILEEIMNYHQLKRLLAKKLNRVL; this is encoded by the coding sequence TTGATTTCGAAGGAAACCATAGACAAAGTGTTTGAGACTTCCCGGGTAGAGGAGGTCATCGGTGATTTTGTGCAGTTAAAACGGTCGGGTTCAAACTTTAAGGGGTTGAGTCCGTTTACCGATGAACGCACCCCGAGCTTTATGGTATCCCCGGTAAAACAGATATGGAAGGATTTTTCATCCGGAAAAGGAGGGAATGTAGTGGCCTTTTTGATGGAACACGAGCACTTTACCTACCCGGAGGCCATAAAGTACCTGGCTAAAAAATACAATATAGAAGTCGAGGAGACCGAGCGCACCGACGAGGAAAAGGAACAGGCCAACGAAAGGGAAAGCATGTACCTGGTGAGCGAATTTGCCAGGGATTATTTTGAAGATGTCCTCTGGAATACGGAACCGGGAAAGGCCATAGGGCTTACTTACTTTAAGGAGCGCGGATTTACGGACGACACGATAAAAAAGTTCGGCCTGGGTTATTCGCCGGACGTATGGGAAGCTTTTACCAAGGAAGCGCTTTCCAGTGGATATCAACTGGAATTCCTCGAAAAAACCGGACTTACCATAGTTAAGGAAAGTACAACTCCCGGTGGCGCGAAAAAGCAGTTCGACAGGTTCAAGGGCCGGGTAATGTTTCCTATCCAGTCCATGAGTGGCAGGGTGCTGGGCTTTGGAGGGCGGATACTGACCAACGATAAAAAGGCAGCCAAATACCTGAATTCCCCGGAGAGCGAGATTTACCATAAGAGCAAGGTACTTTATGGTATCAATCATGCCAAGCAGGCCATAGCCAAAGAAGACAATTGCTATCTGGTAGAAGGATATACCGATGTGATCCAGTTTCACCAGAGTGGGATAGAAAATGTGGTGGCGTCCAGCGGAACCGCCCTGACGCCGGAACAGATCAGGCTCATCCAAAGGCTTACAAAGAACATTACGGTACTTTTTGACGGTGATGCCGCCGGATTGAGGGCTTCCCTGCGGGGAGTAGACCTTATCCTTGAACAGGGAATGAACGTAAAGGTCTGTGCCTTTCCGGAAGGCGAAGACCCGGACAGTTTTGCCCGTAATAATCCGTTAGAAGACATCGTTCTTTACCTGGAAGAAAACGGTAAGGATTTTATCCGTTTCAAGGCTTCCCTGCTTGTGGAGGAAGCACAGAACGACCCTGTAAAGAAAGCGGATACCATACGGGATATCGTGAACAGTATTTCCAAAATCCCCGACAGGATACAGCGTGAGGTATATGTACAGGAGTGTTCCCGGATCATGGACATATCAGAAGAAGTCCTGTTCAATACCCTGGCGCAGATAGGAAAAAGGGAACTCGCCGAAGCCAACAAAAAATATAAACAGGAACGGCAGGCGAGGGCGTTTGAAGTGGTTAAGGATTCTGATAATACTGTGGAAAAGGTAGACCTGCAGTATTTGCTGGAACGGAAAATAATTGAAGCCCTGTTGCTGTACGGTAATAAAACGGAAGATTTTGAAGATTTTATCCTGAAACAGGACGATGACGGGGAATTGCAGCTGGAACGTGTGATAAACACCACAAAGGTATTTGAAAAAATATTCCTGGACCTTCAGGAAGATGAAGTTGAACTGGGTAACCCGGTCTTCCGCAAGGTTTATCCCGAACTCATCCGGAAACTTAATGAGGAAGAGGATTTTACCGTAGAAAAATTTGTCCATACCATGGAGGAGGATGTGGCCGAAGAGGTGACGTCCATTCTTATGGACGAAGAAAAATATACACTGCACAAGTGGGGCGAGAAAGACATTTTTGTCAAAGACAAATCACAGGGGATTGCCCAGCTGGTGAGTGAAACCGTGTTGAACCTCAGGTGTTACCTGATTGACAAACGGGTGTCGGAACTGCAACACCAGACCGTTGAAAAAAAAGATGGCAATTCGGAAATCCTGGAGGAGATCATGAACTACCATCAGTTAAAACGGTTGCTTGCCAAAAAGCTGAACAGGGTACTTTAG
- a CDS encoding response regulator: MIKVLIADNHPVVQDGIIAALSNNKDIEVVGKVRTTSELFEVLPKKSPDIILLEMNIPEVNGITALRQLKKEYSQAKVLIFSSESEDVYALSTLRAGASGYLSKDADTALLSEAIAKIANGGLFITNELAQRLAFDESTNKPRKFFRKLSTREVEVLKLLAEGKRNKYVAEELGLNEKTVSTYKARLMRKLNVDNMVDMLQQAKALELY, encoded by the coding sequence ATGATTAAAGTATTAATTGCCGACAACCATCCGGTAGTGCAAGATGGAATTATTGCAGCACTCAGCAATAATAAAGACATTGAAGTAGTAGGAAAAGTGCGTACCACCTCTGAACTTTTCGAGGTGTTACCCAAAAAAAGCCCGGACATTATCCTCCTGGAAATGAACATCCCGGAAGTTAACGGAATCACGGCTTTGAGACAATTAAAAAAAGAATATTCCCAGGCCAAGGTACTTATATTCAGTTCAGAATCTGAAGATGTTTATGCACTGAGTACCCTCCGGGCAGGAGCCTCCGGTTATCTTTCAAAAGATGCCGATACCGCCCTGCTCTCGGAAGCCATCGCCAAAATCGCCAATGGCGGACTGTTCATTACCAATGAACTGGCACAGCGCCTCGCCTTTGACGAAAGTACCAACAAGCCGAGAAAATTCTTCCGGAAACTCTCTACCCGCGAAGTAGAAGTACTGAAACTCCTCGCCGAGGGCAAACGAAACAAGTATGTAGCCGAAGAACTCGGTCTTAACGAAAAAACCGTAAGTACATACAAAGCCCGCCTGATGCGAAAGCTGAATGTAGACAACATGGTAGATATGCTGCAACAGGCCAAGGCCCTGGAACTGTATTAA
- the nadE gene encoding NAD(+) synthase, with amino-acid sequence MKTEKVIDHIVHWLKDYATNAKVKGFVIGVSGGIDSAVTSTLCARTGLPLLCLEMPIHQSENQVTRALKHIEWLKKNHDNVNMESVNLTPVFDSLIDTLPGVEREEDRFMALANTRARLRMSTLYYFAALKGYLVAGTGNKVEDFGVGFYTKYGDGGVDLSPIADLLKTEVYEIAEHLGIIEEIQVAPPTDGLWGDNRTDEDQIGATYPELEWAMKMNEEGKSPEDFEGREKEVFGIYRRFHRANKHKMIPIPVCEIPEALRS; translated from the coding sequence ATGAAAACGGAAAAAGTAATTGATCATATTGTTCACTGGTTAAAGGATTATGCAACAAACGCAAAAGTCAAAGGGTTTGTTATAGGAGTTTCCGGGGGTATCGACTCGGCGGTAACCTCAACATTATGTGCAAGGACAGGGCTTCCGCTACTGTGCCTGGAAATGCCCATACACCAGTCGGAAAACCAGGTAACGAGGGCCCTGAAACATATAGAATGGCTGAAAAAAAACCACGATAATGTGAATATGGAATCGGTAAACCTCACCCCGGTTTTTGACAGTCTCATTGATACACTTCCCGGAGTGGAGAGAGAAGAAGACCGGTTTATGGCCCTGGCCAATACGCGTGCAAGGTTACGGATGTCCACCCTGTATTATTTTGCGGCGCTTAAAGGCTACCTTGTGGCCGGTACAGGGAACAAGGTTGAGGATTTCGGCGTCGGATTCTATACCAAATATGGTGACGGCGGAGTGGACCTGAGCCCTATAGCCGACCTGCTGAAGACCGAGGTTTATGAGATAGCCGAACACCTGGGCATTATCGAGGAAATACAGGTTGCTCCCCCTACAGACGGCCTCTGGGGAGATAACCGGACCGACGAAGACCAGATCGGAGCCACTTACCCGGAACTGGAGTGGGCCATGAAAATGAACGAAGAAGGAAAATCACCCGAAGATTTCGAAGGTCGCGAAAAGGAGGTGTTCGGGATTTACAGGCGCTTTCATCGGGCCAATAAGCACAAAATGATCCCCATACCTGTTTGTGAAATCCCGGAAGCGTTAAGATCATAA
- the gldB gene encoding gliding motility lipoprotein GldB has product MILSVIFSCNRKDRMEEEIGKIKIDVRVDRFDKEFSRATPEALPQLKSAYPFLFPSQYKDSVWIAKMKDTIQQEVTGEVVRAFPGFSEEKEELRSLFQHIKYYFPDFKAPKVITLTSNVDYRNRVIWADSLLLLSLDVYLGPDHRFYNAIPQYRKKNFSREQIVSDAASGYASAKIPREKGRSFLAAMIHAGKELYLKDLLIPFKSEASRIGYTDKEMNWVVANESEMWRYFVARNLLFATDSKLKDRFIEPAPFSKFYLELDNESPGGVGRFIGWRIVRAYMHNNDVSLQEMLRTPAGDIFNKSGYKPEK; this is encoded by the coding sequence ATGATTTTGTCTGTGATCTTTTCCTGTAACCGGAAAGATCGTATGGAAGAAGAGATAGGGAAAATCAAAATTGATGTACGGGTCGACCGCTTTGACAAGGAGTTTTCCCGGGCCACTCCGGAGGCCCTGCCACAATTGAAATCTGCCTATCCTTTTCTTTTTCCTTCGCAATATAAGGATAGTGTGTGGATAGCGAAAATGAAGGACACCATTCAACAGGAAGTTACAGGAGAAGTAGTCCGGGCTTTTCCGGGTTTTTCGGAGGAAAAGGAAGAACTGCGATCACTTTTTCAGCATATAAAATACTATTTCCCGGATTTTAAGGCACCCAAGGTGATAACGCTTACATCAAATGTGGATTACAGGAATCGTGTAATATGGGCCGACAGCCTCCTCCTGTTGTCTCTGGATGTCTATTTGGGGCCGGATCACAGGTTTTACAATGCCATACCGCAATACCGGAAAAAGAATTTCTCCAGGGAGCAGATCGTTTCCGATGCGGCTTCCGGTTATGCTTCGGCAAAAATCCCGCGGGAAAAAGGACGGAGTTTTCTGGCGGCAATGATACATGCAGGGAAGGAGTTGTACCTGAAAGACCTGCTTATCCCATTCAAAAGTGAGGCGTCCAGAATAGGATATACCGATAAGGAAATGAACTGGGTCGTAGCAAATGAAAGCGAAATGTGGCGCTATTTTGTAGCGCGGAACCTGCTGTTTGCTACCGATTCAAAATTAAAGGACCGTTTTATCGAACCTGCACCGTTCTCCAAGTTTTACCTGGAGCTGGACAATGAGTCCCCCGGAGGGGTGGGGCGGTTTATCGGCTGGCGGATTGTCAGGGCGTATATGCATAACAATGATGTATCTTTGCAGGAAATGTTACGAACTCCTGCCGGAGATATTTTTAATAAGTCGGGCTATAAGCCTGAAAAATAA
- the gldC gene encoding gliding motility protein GldC — translation MAKTHTSNINLSVELDENRVPEKLHWSAEDGGVNKEEARAMLLSIWDSKKQETLRIDLWTKDMPVDEMKVFFHQSLVAMSDTFHRATQDEKMTATMKDFCDYFAEKLELKKE, via the coding sequence ATGGCAAAGACACATACATCCAATATTAACCTTTCTGTAGAACTGGACGAAAACAGGGTTCCCGAAAAACTGCACTGGTCGGCAGAAGACGGTGGTGTGAATAAGGAAGAGGCCAGGGCCATGCTGCTTTCCATCTGGGACAGTAAAAAGCAGGAAACACTTCGTATTGATCTCTGGACCAAAGATATGCCCGTAGACGAGATGAAAGTGTTCTTTCATCAGAGCCTGGTGGCCATGAGCGATACTTTTCACCGGGCTACACAGGATGAAAAAATGACAGCGACCATGAAGGATTTCTGCGATTATTTTGCAGAGAAGCTGGAACTGAAGAAGGAATAG